From one Triticum urartu cultivar G1812 chromosome 3, Tu2.1, whole genome shotgun sequence genomic stretch:
- the LOC125544343 gene encoding callose synthase 12-like, with protein sequence MTTPRATATRRVGSAAAAAQAAAGEPYNILPIHDLLAEHPSLRFPEVRAAAAALRAVGGLRPPPYSQWRADQDLMDWLGAFFGFQRDNVRNQREHLVLLLANAQMRLSSADFSDTLEPRIARSLRRKLLRNYTSWCGFLGRRPNVYVPDADPRADLLFAGLHLLVWGEAANLRFVPECICYIYHHMALELHRILEGYIDTTTGQPANPAVHGENAFLVRVVTPIYGVIRSEVESSRNGTAPHAAWRNYDDINEYFWRRDVFDRLGWPMEQSRQFFRTPPEHGRVRKTGFVEVRSFWNIYRSFDRLWVMLVLYLQAAAIVAWDGETWPWQNLRGNQHREAQVRVLTVFITWAALRLLQSLLDIGTQLRRAFRDGRMLAVRMVLKAIVAAAWVVVFAVLYKGIWSQRDSDRGWSRGTDSRIMKFLYAVAAFLIPEVLAIVLFIIPWVRNALEKTNWKICYALTWWFQSRSFVGRGLREGTFDNVKYSIFWVLLLAVKFAFSYFLQIRPLVKPTKEIYRLSKVTYAWHEFFGQSNRFAVFILWLPVVLIYLMDIQIWYAIFSSMAGAFVGLFAHLGEIRDMKQLRLRFQFFASAMSFNIMPEEQHVNERTFLPNRLRNFWQRLQLRYGFSRSFRKIESNQVEARRFALIWNEIITKFREEDIVSDLEVELLELPPELWNVRVIRWPCFLLCNELSLALGQAKEVQGPDRRLWRKICKNDYRRCAVIEVYDSTKYMLLEIIKERTEEHGIVTQLFREFDESMNLDKFTVEYKMSVLQNVHAKLVALLSLLLKPNKDITKIVNALQTLYDVVIRDFQAEKRSMEQLRNEGLAQSRPTSLLFVDTVVLPDEENATFYKQVRRMHTILTSRDSMVNVPKNLEARRRIAFFSNSLFMNIPRATQVEKMMAFSVLTPYYNEEVLYNKDQLYKENEDGISILYYLKQIYPDEWEFFVERMKREGMSDMKELYSEKQRLRDLRHWVSYRGQTLSRTVRGMMYYYDALKMLTFLDSASEHDLRTGSRELATMGSSRFGSSRREGSAGGSGYYSRASSSHTLSRATSGVSALFKGSEYGTVLMKYTYVVACQIYGQQKAKNDPHAYEILELMKNYEALRVAYVDEKHSAGAEPEYFSVLVKYDQQLQKEVEIYRVKLPGPLKLGEGKPENQNHALIFTRGDAVQTIDMNQDNYFEEALKMRNLLEEFNRHYGIRKPKILGVREHVFTGSVSSLAWFMSAQETSFVTLGQRVLANPLKVRMHYGHPDVFDRLWFLGRGGISKASRVINISEDIFAGFNCTLRGGNVTHHEYIQVGKGRDVGLNQVSMFEAKVASGNGEQTLSRDVYRLGHRLDFFRMLSFFYTTIGFYFNTMMVVLTVYAFVWGRFYLALSGLEEYITKNTSTTNNAALGAVLNQQFVIQLGLFTALPMIIENSLEHGFLNAVWDFLKMQLQFASVFYTFSMGTKTHYYGRTILHGGAKYRATGRGFVVEHKKFAENYRLYARSHFLKAIELGVILVLYASYSSSAGNTFVYILLTLSSWFLVSSWILAPFIFNPSGLDWLKNFNDFEDFLSWIWFQGGISVKSDQSWEKWWEEETDHLRTSGLWGSILEIIIDLRYFFFQYAIVYRLHIANESRSILVYLLSWTCILLAFVALVAVAYFRDRYAAKKHIRYRLVQAVIVGATVTGIVLLIEFTNFQFIDAFTSLLAFLPTGWGIISIALVFKPYLRRSETVWKTIVTVARLYDILFGVIVMTPVAVLSWLPGLQEMQTRILFNEAFSRGLHISQMFTGKKGHGV encoded by the coding sequence ATGACCACGCCGCGCGCCACCGCCACGCGCCGCGTGgggtcggccgccgccgccgcccaggcggcggccggcgagccCTACAACATCCTGCCCATCCACGACCTCCTCGCGGAGCACCCGTCGCTGCGCTTCCCGGAGGTgcgggccgccgccgccgcgctccgGGCCGTGGGGGGCCTCCGCCCGCCGCCCTACTCGCAGTGGCGCGCCGACCAGGACCTCATGGACTGGCTCGGCGCCTTCTTCGGCTTCCAGCGGGACAACGTGCGCAACCAGCGCGAGCACCTCGTGCTCCTGCTCGCCAACGCGCAGATGCGCCTCTCCTCCGCCGACTTCTCCGACACCCTCGAGCCCCGCATCGCGCGCTCCCTCCGCCGGAAGCTCCTCCGCAACTACACCTCCTGGTGCGGCTTCCTCGGCCGCCGCCCCAACGTCTACGTCCCCGACGCCGACCCCCGCGCCGATTTGCTCTTCGCCGGCCTCCACCTCCTCGTCTGGGGCGAGGCCGCCAACCTCCGCTTCGTGCCCGAGTGCATCTGCTACATCTACCACCACATGGCTCTCGAGCTGCACCGGATCCTCGAGGGCTACATCGACACCACCACGGGCCAGCCCGCCAACCCCGCCGTGCACGGCGAGAACGCCTTCCTCGTCCGCGTCGTCACGCCCATCTACGGTGTCATCCGCTCTGAGGTCGAGTCCAGCCGCAACGGCACAGCTCCCCATGCCGCCTGGCGGAACTACGACGACATCAACGAGTACTTCTGGCGCCGTGATGTCTTCGACCGTCTCGGCTGGCCCATGGAGCAGTCCCGGCAATTCTTCCGGACGCCACCCGAGCACGGCCGTGTGCGAAAGACGGGCTTTGTGGAGGTCCGCTCGTTCTGGAACATTTACCGGAGCTTCGACAGGCTGTGGGTCATGCTGGTGCTCTACTTGCAGGCCGCAGCCATTGTCGCGTGGGATGGTGAGACTTGGCCGTGGCAGAATCTTCGGGGAAACCAGCACCGTGAAGCCCAGGTGCGAGTGCTCACCGTCTTCATCACCTGGGCGGCACTACGCCTCCTGCAGTCGCTGCTGGACATCGGCACACAGTTACGCCGTGCGTTCAGGGATGGACGCATGCTTGCAGTGCGCATGGTGCTCAAGGCCATTGTGGCAGCTGCGTGGGTTGTTGTATTTGCTGTGCTGTACAAGGGAATCTGGAGCCAGAGGGACAGTGATCGTGGCTGGTCGCGGGGGACCGATTCTCGAATCATGAAGTTCTTGTATGCAGTGGCAGCGTTTCTGATCCCCGAGGTCCTTGCCATCGTGCTCTTCATTATTCCTTGGGTGCGGAATGCATTGGAGAAGACAAATTGGAAGATCTGCTATGCCCTCACCTGGTGGTTTCAGAGCCGCAGCTTCGTTGGCCGCGGGCTTCGTGAGGGTACCTTTGACAATGTGAAATATTCTATTTTCTGGGTGCTTCTGCTTGCTGTGAAGTTTGCCTTTAGCTATTTCCTCCAGATCAGGCCACTTGTAAAACCTACAAAAGAGATATACAGGCTGAGTAAGGTCACATATGCTTGGCATGAGTTCTTTGGGCAGAGCAACCGATTTGCTGTCTTTATATTGTGGTTGCCGGTAGTTTTGATCTACCTCATGGATATCCAGATCTGGTATGCAATCTTCTCTTCCATGGCCGGTGCATTTGTGGGGCTGTTTGCACACTTGGGGGAGATCCGGGACATGAAACAACTGAGGCTGCGGTTCCAGTTCTTTGCAAGTGCCATGTCATTCAACATCATGCCAGAGGAGCAACATGTGAATGAGCGCACTTTCTTGCCCAACCGGCTTCGGAATTTCTGGCAGCGACTGCAGCTACGGTATGGGTTCAGCCGATCGTTCCGTAAGATCGAGTCAAATCAGGTAGAAGCACGGCGGTTTGCACTTATTTGGAATGAGATTATCACCAAGTTCAGGGAGGAGGATATTGTAAGTGATCTTGAAGTTGAGCTCCTCGAGCTACCACCTGAGCTGTGGAATGTGCGTGTGATCCGTTGGCCGTGCTTCTTGCTTTGTAATGAGCTGTCACTGGCACTTGGGCAGGCAAAGGAGGTCCAAGGACCTGATCGCAGGCTCTGGAGGAAAATCTGCAAGAATGATTATCGTCGTTGTGCGGTCATTGAGGTGTATGATAGTACCAAATACATGCTGCTAGAGATCATCAAGGAAAGGACAGAGGAACACGGCATTGTGACGCAATTGTTTCGCGAGTTCGATGAATCCATGAATTTGGATAAGTTCACTGTGGAGTATAAGATGTCTGTGCTGCAAAACGTCCATGCAAAGCTTGTAGCACTGCTAAGCCTACTTCTCAAGCCCAACAAGGATATCACAAAGATTGTCAATGCTCTTCAGACTCTCTATGATGTTGTGATTCGTGACTTCCAGGCTGAGAAAAGGAGCATGGAACAGCTGAGGAACGAAGGCCTGGCACAATCAAGGCCAACCAGCCTTCTCTTTGTGGACACTGTCGTGTTGCCTGATGAGGAGAATGCCACCTTCTATAAGCAGGTGCGGCGCATGCACACCATCCTGACCTCACGTGACTCTATGGTCAATGTCCCAAAGAACCTTGAAGCTCGGCGGAGGATTGCTTTTTTCAGCAATTCATTGTTCATGAACATACCACGGGCAACCCAGGTGGAGAAGATGATGGCCTTCAGTGTCTTGACACCATATTATAACGAAGAGGTGTTGTACAACAAggaccagctctacaaggagaaTGAAGATGGCATATCAATACTATACTATCTGAAACAGATCTACCCAGATGAGTGGGAGTTCTTTGTTGAGCGCATGAAGCGTGAGGGGATGTCTGATATGAAGGAGCTGTACAGTGAGAAGCAAAGGTTAAGAGATCTTCGGCACTGGGTCTCATACAGGGGACAGACACTATCACGTACTGTGAGGGGGATGATGTACTATTATGATGCTCTCAAGATGCTGACCTTTCTGGATTCTGCCTCTGAACATGACTTAAGAACTGGATCGAGGGAGCTTGCTACAATGGGTTCCTCAAGATTTGGATCCTCCAGAAGAGAAGGGAGTGCTGGTGGGTCAGGGTATTATAGCAGGGCCTCTTCGTCACACACACTGAGCAGAGCAACCAGTGGTGTGAGCGCTTTGTTTAAAGGTAGCGAGTATGGGACTGTCCTTATGAAATACACTTATGTGGTTGCATGCCAAATTTATGGCCAGCAGAAAGCTAAAAATGATCCGCATGCTTATGAGATATTGGAGCTAATGAAGAATTATGAAGCACTTCGTGTTGCCTATGTTGACGAAAAACACTCGGCTGGTGCCGAACCGGAGTACTTCTCCGTCCTTGTGAAATACGACCAGCAGTTGCAGAAAGAGGTTGAAATTTATCGAGTGAAGTTGCCTGGGCCACTGAAGCTTGGTGAAGGCAAGCCAGAGAACCAGAATCATGCACTCATCTTCACAAGGGGTGATGCGGTTCAAACTATTGATATGAACCAAGACAATTACTTTGAAGAGGCTCTGAAGATGAGAAATCTGCTAGAAGAGTTCAATCGCCATTATGGAATTCGCAAGCCAAAAATCCTTGGGGTTCGGGAACATGTGTTCACTGGCTCTGTATCTTCTCTAGCTTGGTTTATGTCTGCCCAAGAAACAAGTTTTGTCACTCTGGGGCAGCGGGTTCTAGCTAACCCACTCAAGGTTAGAATGCATTATGGCCACCCAGATGTGTTTGATCGTCTTTGGTTCTTGGGCCGAGGTGGTATTAGTAAAGCATCAAGAGTAATCAACATCAGTGAGGATATCTTTGCTGGATTCAATTGTACCCTCCGTGGGGGCAATGTTACACACCATGAGTACATCCAGGTTGGTAAAGGAAGGGATGTGGGGCTCAACCAGGTTTCTATGTTTGAAGCCAAGGTTGCTAGTGGCAATGGTGAGCAAACTCTGAGCCGTGATGTTTACAGACTGGGCCACAGATTGGATTTCTTTCGGATGCTCTCGTTTTTTTATACAACCATTGGATTCTATTTCAACACAATGATGGTTGTGCTAACTGTCTATGCATTTGTCTGGGGGCGATTTTATCTTGCACTTAGTGGGCTGGAGGAGTACATCACCAAGAACACTAGCACTActaataatgcagccctgggagCTGTCTTGAATCAGCAGTTCGTCATACAGCTGGGCCTGTTCACAGCATTGCCCATGATTATTGAAAATTCACTTGAGCATGGTTTCCTCAATGCTGTATGGGATTTCTTAAAAATGCAATTGCAGTTTGCATCTGTTTTCTACACCTTCTCCATGGGAACCAAGACACATTATTATGGGCGGACAATCCTTCATGGAGGTGCAAAGTATCGAGCTACTGGCCGTGGATTTGTTGTGGAGCACAAGAAATTCGCCGAGAACTACAGGCTATATGCCCGTAGCCATTTTCTAAAAGCAATAGAGCTCGGCGTGATATTGGTTCTCTATGCATCTTACAGCAGCAGCGCTGGGAATACATTTGTGTACATCCTGCTGACGCTTTCCAGTTGGTTTTTAGTATCCTCGTGGATTTTGGCCCCCTTCATCTTTAATCCATCAGGTTTGGACTGGCTAAAGAATTTTAATGATTTTGAGGATTTCCTAAGCTGGATTTGGTTCCAGGGTGGAATCTCAGTGAAGTCAGATCAAAGCTGGGAAAAGTGGTGGGAGGAGGAAACTGATCACCTTAGGACCTCTGGTCTGTGGGGGAGCATCTTGGAAATCATTATAGACCTCCGATATTTCTTCTTTCAGTATGCAATTGTTTACCGGCTTCACATTGCCAATGAGAGTAGAAGCATCCTTGTCTATCTTCTTTCATGGACATGCATACTGCTGGCTTTTGTGGCTCTTGTCGCAGTTGCTTACTTCCGAGACAGATACGCAGCAAAGAAGCACATAAGGTATCGGCTTGTCCAAGCTGTAATTGTTGGTGCCACTGTGACTGGTATTGTCCTGTTGATAGAATTCACAAATTTCCAGTTCATTGATGCCTTTACTAGTCTCTTGGCTTTTCTGCCAACTGGCTGGGGAATCATATCTATTGCTCTGGTGTTCAAGCCATACCTGAGGAGGTCTGAGACAGTCTGGAAAACTATTGTCACAGTGGCACGCCTGTATGATATACTGTTTGGAGTAATTGTTATGACACCTGTAGCTGTGTTGTCATGGTTGCCGGGGCTCCAGGAAATGCAAACAAGGATCCTATTCAATGAAGCCTTCAGCCGAGGACTTCATATTTCTCAAATGTTTACTGGCAAAAAAGGACATGGAGTTTAA